In Nitratiruptor sp. YY09-18, a single window of DNA contains:
- a CDS encoding YebC/PmpR family DNA-binding transcriptional regulator: protein MGRAFEYRKVAKLKRWGAMSRIFPKLGRLITIAAKEGGPDPEMNPKLRTAILNAKAQNMPKDNIEAAIKRASGKDAADIKEIIYEAKGPHGTLMYIETATDNGTRTVANIRAILVRNGGELLKSGSLDFMFERKSVFKFDKTNDIDLEELELDLIDYGLEELEEDKLPQENGKDREIIRVYGDFASFGELGKALEKRGIQITKASLQRIPTSPLDLTEEQMDEVSELIEKLEEDDDVQVVYTNLA, encoded by the coding sequence TTGGGACGTGCATTTGAATACCGCAAAGTAGCAAAACTAAAGCGATGGGGTGCTATGTCGAGAATCTTTCCAAAATTAGGACGTCTCATCACAATTGCAGCCAAAGAGGGTGGACCAGATCCAGAAATGAATCCAAAGCTGCGCACAGCAATCCTCAATGCCAAAGCACAGAATATGCCAAAAGACAATATAGAGGCAGCTATCAAGAGAGCAAGTGGTAAAGATGCAGCCGATATCAAAGAGATTATCTACGAAGCCAAAGGTCCCCATGGAACGCTTATGTACATCGAGACTGCTACAGATAATGGAACAAGAACAGTGGCAAATATCCGTGCGATACTGGTACGTAATGGTGGAGAACTGCTTAAAAGTGGATCTTTGGATTTTATGTTTGAGAGAAAGTCGGTTTTTAAGTTTGATAAAACTAATGATATAGATCTTGAAGAGCTTGAACTTGATCTTATAGATTATGGGCTTGAGGAGCTAGAAGAGGACAAATTACCCCAAGAAAATGGCAAAGATAGAGAAATTATTCGTGTGTATGGAGATTTCGCCTCTTTTGGAGAACTTGGCAAAGCTTTGGAAAAACGTGGAATCCAAATCACAAAAGCATCTTTGCAACGTATTCCCACATCACCCTTGGATCTAACGGAAGAGCAAATGGATGAAGTAAGTGAGCTTATTGAAAAGCTTGAAGAAGATGATGATGTGCAAGTAGTCTATACCAACTTGGCGTAA
- a CDS encoding YaiI/YqxD family protein, with the protein MTLFIDGDALPNLLKSILLRTIERLQIPTKIVANKKIYIGDSQYIQMIVVGQGADKADDLIVELLSPSDLVITADIPLADRVISVGAHAIDHRGIRYTPDNIKQHLVMRNLMESIRESGEMTKGPKPFTKKDAHAFANQLSAFLQKVKK; encoded by the coding sequence ATGACTCTCTTTATCGATGGGGATGCACTGCCTAATCTTCTCAAATCTATTCTCCTTCGTACTATCGAGCGATTGCAAATCCCCACAAAAATAGTTGCTAATAAAAAGATATATATCGGAGATTCACAATATATTCAAATGATCGTTGTTGGGCAGGGAGCTGACAAAGCGGATGATTTGATAGTAGAACTTTTGTCTCCTAGTGATCTTGTCATTACTGCTGATATACCTTTGGCTGATAGAGTTATTTCAGTCGGTGCTCATGCCATAGATCATAGAGGTATTCGCTACACTCCAGACAATATCAAACAACATTTAGTTATGCGTAATCTTATGGAGTCTATTCGAGAAAGTGGCGAGATGACAAAGGGTCCAAAACCATTTACCAAAAAAGATGCCCATGCGTTTGCCAATCAGTTGAGTGCGTTTTTACAAAAAGTCAAAAAGTAG
- a CDS encoding CsgG/HfaB family protein — protein sequence MRILKIAAMATVCLVMFSGCAQMQMGSPKAKTTATGSAAGSTSQGANRGLEHCSRPLGTLAIHEDTSANWYQVLTNNWHLGSTVPVLKLLAQQSNCFVVVERGRGMSDIMRERELAKSGELRRRSHFGKGQMVAADYTLIPSITFSAKNTSGIGGAIGGLFGRVAGAIAGGIKTSDASTILTLVDNRSGVQIAAAEGSARNIDFNLMGGIFSGVGAGVGGYSNTPEGKVIVAAFTDSFNKLVRALRNYKAQRVEGGLGTGGKLKVQGSENTGLVQRYEGVIVSRKWNPSTKRYDYVIITKDRSEKFTFSSRKKIPYKDDLVRFNVIDGKVDPSSIRLIERRYYQKYWQ from the coding sequence ATGAGGATCTTGAAAATAGCAGCGATGGCAACAGTGTGTTTAGTGATGTTTAGTGGATGTGCACAGATGCAGATGGGTTCACCAAAAGCCAAAACTACAGCTACCGGATCAGCAGCGGGGAGTACCTCTCAAGGAGCCAATAGGGGATTGGAACACTGTAGTAGACCTTTAGGAACCCTTGCGATTCATGAAGATACAAGTGCAAATTGGTATCAGGTACTCACAAATAATTGGCATTTAGGATCAACGGTGCCGGTACTCAAACTTCTTGCTCAGCAAAGCAACTGTTTTGTAGTAGTGGAGCGAGGACGTGGCATGAGTGATATCATGCGCGAAAGAGAGCTAGCAAAATCTGGCGAACTACGTAGGAGATCACATTTTGGAAAAGGGCAGATGGTTGCTGCCGATTATACACTCATACCTTCTATAACCTTCAGTGCAAAAAATACAAGCGGTATAGGTGGAGCTATCGGAGGACTGTTTGGCCGTGTAGCTGGAGCAATTGCAGGTGGCATCAAAACCAGTGATGCAAGCACAATTTTGACACTCGTTGACAACCGCAGTGGTGTGCAGATTGCTGCAGCTGAAGGGAGTGCGAGAAATATTGATTTCAATTTGATGGGTGGAATCTTTAGCGGTGTAGGTGCTGGTGTGGGAGGATATAGCAACACGCCAGAAGGGAAAGTAATAGTTGCAGCTTTTACAGATTCATTTAATAAACTTGTACGAGCTCTGCGAAACTATAAAGCTCAAAGAGTTGAAGGAGGCCTTGGAACTGGTGGAAAACTCAAAGTCCAAGGAAGCGAAAACACCGGTCTTGTACAGCGCTATGAAGGGGTGATTGTGAGCAGAAAATGGAATCCATCTACGAAAAGATATGATTATGTAATCATTACAAAAGATAGAAGCGAAAAATTTACCTTCAGCTCACGCAAAAAAATCCCCTACAAAGACGATCTCGTACGCTTCAATGTAATCGATGGTAAAGTCGATCCATCATCAATCCGCCTGATTGAACGCCGCTACTATCAAAAGTATTGGCAGTAA